Proteins co-encoded in one Parascardovia denticolens DSM 10105 = JCM 12538 genomic window:
- the ruvX gene encoding Holliday junction resolvase RuvX, with amino-acid sequence MNTSFPDLDAEGSSKGSDESSHPQADRPSRSVWLGLDLGNARVGVAISDPELTFAHPEGNIRVAGDYFQAIDEITDLIDDHQVSHVVIGYPLQLDGTEGKSAKKARRFSLALEKRLALYQIQGVSLELKDERMTTVRAHSQLMDAGIGSRRHRPLVDQQSAVLILQAALDDRHSNR; translated from the coding sequence ATGAACACTTCTTTTCCTGACTTGGATGCGGAGGGCTCAAGCAAGGGCTCGGACGAATCCTCCCACCCTCAGGCCGACCGCCCTTCCCGGTCGGTCTGGCTGGGGCTGGACTTGGGCAACGCCCGCGTGGGCGTAGCCATCTCCGATCCGGAGCTCACCTTCGCCCATCCCGAAGGGAACATCAGGGTCGCCGGGGATTATTTCCAAGCCATCGATGAGATCACGGACCTCATCGATGATCATCAGGTGTCCCATGTGGTCATCGGTTATCCTCTCCAATTGGATGGGACGGAGGGAAAGTCCGCGAAAAAGGCGCGGCGGTTCAGTCTCGCCTTGGAAAAAAGGTTGGCCCTATACCAGATTCAGGGTGTGAGCCTGGAATTGAAGGATGAACGGATGACCACGGTCCGGGCCCATAGCCAGTTAATGGATGCGGGTATCGGAAGCCGCCGGCATCGGCCCCTGGTCGATCAGCAATCCGCCGTCCTCATCCTGCAGGCCGCCTTGGATGACCGCCATAGCAACAGATAA
- the alaS gene encoding alanine--tRNA ligase, which produces MRTSEIAKRFVTYFEKQGHLVMPSASLISPNPTTLFTIAGMVPFIPYLLGEQTPPSRRMTSNQKCVRTLDIDEVGKTTRHGTFFQMLGNFSIGDYFKKEAIHYAWDLLTSPQDQGGYGFEKDKLWVTTYTDDEEARSLWKTEGMDPEHMQVLGMEDNFWTTGGPGPGGPCTEIYVDRGPEYGPDGGPIASESRYIEIWDLVFENFEVDNVKSKTNLHIVGELANKNIDTGMGLERVAYLLQGKQNIYETDEIFPVIEEAERLSGRKYGDDPEDDVRFRVVADHVRSALMIMGDGVRPSNEGRGYVLRRLIRRSIRAMKMLGVEQEVFPHLLPVSEAQMKLSYPELESSFAEVSETAFGEEAAFRRTLDQGSTILDVAISQAKKDASEKGQEQPVVSGKEAFTLHDTYGFPIELTTEIAREQGVGVDDRSFRELMAEQKQRARADALKKRHNVDLSVYDDAKKALAKPIEFTGYKEFSSRGTVLAIIDEETGSVRSASAPATVEVILDRTPFYAEQGGQMADYGEIESDQGAVLEVDDVQKPVKDLYVQHCRLTEGSLTVGDQVSSSIDVDRRIGMTHAHTATHVLHKVVREVLGEKATQSGSVVDPDRLRFDFHWSKALTQDQLGQIEARVNARIRDDLEVSWKNMPIDDALELGAMHLFGDKYGDIVRVVTIGNDGWSRELCGGTHASRTGTIGSFTLISESSVGTGLRRIEALVGAKSYEYNHRQHQVINRLANGLNARADEVETRVLGLEESLKEAQAKLASIYERQISAMIPALVDQAKSGSPDADLLLAIRNVGSFGSAEALRKAVTDTRAQLGEDKAAVVCLAGVSSETGKPVIFVATNEAARKAGIKAGDLVRSAFQVLGGGGGGKPDFAQGGGQDASRLDAALKIVGDQAQAALS; this is translated from the coding sequence ATGCGCACATCGGAAATCGCCAAACGATTTGTGACCTATTTCGAGAAGCAAGGACATCTGGTCATGCCATCGGCCTCCCTGATCTCCCCCAACCCCACCACGCTTTTCACCATCGCCGGCATGGTCCCCTTCATCCCTTACCTCTTGGGCGAGCAGACCCCGCCTTCGCGCCGGATGACCAGCAATCAAAAGTGCGTGCGCACCTTGGACATCGACGAAGTGGGCAAGACCACCCGGCATGGCACCTTCTTCCAGATGCTGGGCAACTTCTCCATCGGGGATTACTTCAAGAAGGAGGCCATCCATTACGCCTGGGACCTGCTGACCTCCCCCCAGGACCAGGGCGGATACGGCTTCGAGAAAGACAAGCTCTGGGTGACCACCTACACGGACGACGAAGAGGCCCGGTCTTTGTGGAAGACCGAAGGCATGGATCCCGAGCATATGCAGGTCTTGGGCATGGAAGACAACTTCTGGACCACCGGCGGCCCCGGCCCCGGAGGTCCCTGCACCGAAATCTATGTGGACCGCGGCCCTGAATACGGCCCGGACGGAGGCCCCATCGCCTCCGAAAGCCGCTACATCGAAATCTGGGACCTGGTTTTCGAGAACTTCGAAGTCGACAACGTCAAATCCAAGACCAACCTGCACATCGTGGGCGAACTGGCCAACAAGAACATAGACACCGGCATGGGACTGGAACGCGTGGCTTATCTGCTCCAAGGCAAGCAGAACATCTACGAGACCGATGAGATCTTCCCCGTGATCGAAGAGGCGGAAAGGCTCTCCGGCCGCAAATATGGGGACGACCCCGAGGATGACGTCCGCTTCCGCGTGGTGGCCGACCATGTCCGTTCCGCCCTCATGATCATGGGCGACGGGGTCCGGCCTAGCAACGAAGGTCGTGGCTATGTGCTGCGCCGCCTGATCCGCCGCTCCATCCGGGCCATGAAGATGCTGGGCGTGGAGCAGGAGGTCTTCCCCCATCTGCTGCCTGTCTCGGAAGCCCAGATGAAGCTCAGCTACCCTGAGCTGGAATCTTCCTTCGCCGAAGTCAGCGAGACCGCTTTCGGCGAGGAAGCCGCCTTCCGTCGCACCTTGGACCAGGGGTCCACCATCTTGGACGTGGCCATTTCCCAAGCCAAGAAGGACGCTTCCGAAAAGGGCCAGGAACAGCCGGTCGTATCCGGCAAGGAGGCCTTCACCCTTCACGATACTTATGGTTTCCCCATCGAACTGACCACCGAAATTGCCCGGGAACAGGGCGTGGGAGTGGATGACCGGAGCTTCCGCGAGCTCATGGCCGAACAGAAACAGCGCGCCCGGGCCGACGCTTTGAAAAAGAGGCATAACGTGGACCTGAGCGTCTACGACGACGCCAAGAAAGCCCTGGCCAAGCCCATCGAATTCACCGGTTACAAGGAATTCTCCAGCCGCGGGACGGTCCTCGCCATCATCGACGAGGAAACCGGTTCGGTCCGGTCCGCTTCGGCCCCGGCCACGGTGGAAGTTATCCTGGACCGCACTCCTTTCTACGCCGAGCAGGGAGGCCAGATGGCCGACTACGGCGAGATCGAAAGCGACCAAGGGGCCGTCCTGGAAGTGGATGACGTGCAGAAGCCGGTCAAAGACCTATACGTGCAACATTGCCGTCTGACCGAAGGCAGCCTCACGGTGGGAGACCAGGTCTCCTCATCCATCGATGTGGACCGCCGCATCGGCATGACCCACGCCCATACCGCCACCCACGTCCTTCATAAGGTCGTGCGCGAAGTCCTGGGGGAGAAGGCGACCCAGTCCGGATCCGTGGTCGATCCCGATCGTCTCCGGTTCGACTTCCACTGGTCCAAGGCCTTGACCCAGGATCAGCTGGGGCAGATCGAAGCCCGGGTCAACGCCCGCATCCGCGACGATCTGGAGGTCTCCTGGAAGAACATGCCGATCGATGACGCCTTGGAACTGGGGGCCATGCACCTGTTCGGCGACAAATACGGCGACATCGTGCGCGTGGTCACCATCGGCAATGACGGCTGGAGCCGGGAGCTGTGCGGAGGCACGCATGCCTCCCGGACCGGCACCATCGGTTCCTTCACCCTCATCTCCGAATCCTCCGTGGGGACCGGCCTGCGCCGGATCGAGGCTCTGGTCGGGGCCAAGTCCTACGAGTACAACCACCGTCAGCACCAGGTGATCAACCGTCTGGCCAATGGCCTTAACGCCCGGGCCGATGAGGTGGAGACCAGGGTCTTGGGCTTGGAAGAGAGCCTGAAAGAAGCCCAGGCCAAGCTGGCTTCCATCTATGAGCGGCAGATTTCGGCCATGATCCCGGCTCTGGTGGACCAGGCCAAGAGCGGGTCCCCGGATGCCGACCTCCTGCTGGCCATCCGCAACGTGGGGTCCTTCGGTTCCGCCGAAGCCTTGCGTAAGGCGGTGACGGACACCCGGGCCCAGCTGGGAGAGGACAAGGCGGCTGTGGTCTGTCTGGCCGGCGTCAGCAGCGAGACAGGGAAGCCGGTCATCTTCGTGGCCACGAACGAGGCCGCCCGCAAGGCCGGCATCAAGGCCGGGGACCTGGTCCGCTCCGCTTTCCAGGTCTTGGGCGGTGGTGGCGGCGGCAAGCCCGATTTCGCCCAAGGCGGTGGCCAGGACGCCTCCCGGCTGGATGCGGCCTTGAAAATCGTCGGCGATCAGGCCCAAGCGGCTCTCAGTTAG
- a CDS encoding DUF948 domain-containing protein gives MDAGQIAGLIAAIAFAILAGFMIYPLIRLGKLFDQISQTVKDAGDHAVPALDEGVDTVKKVNQSLDDANSMTGALSTTTNNVSALADLYGSILGKPIIKVASAFYAAKQTVLDFVNSKRGEHDPLKQTADSQQD, from the coding sequence ATGGACGCTGGTCAGATTGCCGGACTCATCGCCGCGATCGCTTTTGCGATTTTGGCGGGATTCATGATTTATCCTTTGATTCGCTTGGGCAAGCTTTTCGACCAGATCTCCCAGACGGTCAAGGACGCGGGGGACCACGCCGTCCCGGCTTTGGACGAAGGCGTGGATACGGTCAAGAAGGTCAATCAGTCGTTGGACGACGCCAACTCCATGACCGGGGCCTTGAGCACGACCACCAACAACGTCTCCGCTTTGGCGGATCTTTACGGCTCCATCTTGGGCAAGCCCATCATCAAAGTGGCTTCCGCCTTCTATGCGGCCAAGCAGACGGTCTTGGACTTCGTCAACTCCAAGCGGGGGGAGCATGATCCCCTCAAGCAGACCGCCGATTCGCAGCAGGATTAA
- a CDS encoding histidine phosphatase family protein, translating to MLLHMYIVRHGQTYFNRYNRLQGWSNSPLTQAGIDDAHKAGEKLAQVVFSAAFCSDTTRAEQTLDMILGDNDNLKGSDGDRLPKVVDPAFREQFYGYFEGKDMNEAWWAAGAPHGAPSYASIVNKFGLAASRDFLKEADPFHDAESDQEYWGRIDSGFSLIAHTAQESRLPDGANILQISHGNTLLSMMNRFAPEGYDLSVRPANGSVTRFDFDTAADRLEEAITVVSYNQ from the coding sequence TCGAATTCGCCCCTGACCCAGGCGGGGATCGATGACGCCCACAAGGCGGGGGAGAAGCTGGCCCAGGTCGTCTTCTCCGCCGCCTTCTGTTCGGACACCACCAGGGCGGAACAGACTTTGGATATGATTCTGGGAGACAATGACAACCTGAAGGGGAGCGACGGAGACCGCCTTCCCAAGGTCGTCGATCCGGCCTTCCGCGAGCAATTCTACGGTTACTTCGAAGGCAAGGACATGAACGAGGCCTGGTGGGCGGCAGGCGCTCCCCATGGTGCCCCCTCCTACGCTTCCATAGTCAACAAGTTCGGCCTGGCCGCCAGCCGCGATTTCCTCAAAGAAGCGGACCCCTTCCATGACGCCGAGTCGGACCAGGAATACTGGGGCCGTATCGATTCCGGCTTCTCCCTCATCGCCCATACGGCCCAGGAATCGAGGCTGCCAGACGGGGCCAATATCCTGCAGATCTCCCACGGCAACACCCTGTTGAGCATGATGAACCGTTTCGCCCCGGAGGGCTATGACTTGTCGGTCCGTCCGGCCAATGGGTCCGTCACCCGATTCGACTTCGACACCGCGGCCGATCGCTTGGAAGAGGCCATCACCGTCGTTTCCTACAATCAGTAA